The DNA region GTGCTGGCCGACCCGGGGATCGTGCCCGTCGCGGCGGATTCGGAGGTTCCCACCGAGGCCGGGATGAGCGCCACCCTGGCCGCGCCGCTGGCCGACCCGAATCTCGGCATCCTGACCGGTCGGATCAGCGACGCCATGACGGGGGAGCAGCTCTGGGAGCAGGGCGACGACGTGCCCATGCAGCCCGCCTCGACGAACAAGGTGCTGACCGCCGCGGCGGCGCTGCTGACCCTGGACCGCGACGCCAAGGTGTCCACCACGGTGGTCGCCGCCGCCGACGGCCGCTCCAGCGGCGTCGTCGTGCTGGTCGGCGGCGGGGACACCACACTGTCGGCCGCCCCGCCCGGGGTGAACACCTGGTACAAGGACGCGGCCCGGATCAGCGACCTCGCCGGGCAGGTCCGCCGCAGCGGATTCACCCCGACCGCGGTCCAGGTCGACACCTCGCTCTACAGCGGCCCGGGGCTGGCCCCGGGCTGGGACCCGGCCGACATCGACGGCGGCGACATCGCGCCCATCGAGCCGGTGATGCTAGACGGTGGCCGCACCCAGCCGACCACCTTTGATTCCCGACGCTCCCCGACCCCGGCCCTCGACGCCGGTCGCGCCCTCGCGGTCGCGCTGGGGGTCGACCCGGCGACAGTCACCACCGTGCCGGGCCCACCGACCGGGCCGGAGCTGGCCAAGGTCGAGTCGGCGCCGCTGATCGAGCGGCTGCGGCAGATGATGGTGAACTCCGACAACGTCATGGCCGAGAGCATCGGCCGCGAGGTCGCGGCGGCGTCGCACCGGCCGCTGAGCTTCGCCGGTGCCGCGGGCGCGGTGTGGTCCCGGCTCGCGGCCGAGGGCATCGATCTGACCGGCGCCAAGCTGCTGGACTCCAGCGGCCTGTCGGTCGACAACCGTCTCACCGCGATCACCCTCGACGAGGTGATCGGCGAGGCGGCCGGCCCCAACCACGCCGAACTGCGGCCGCTGTTGGATCTGCTGCCGGTCGCCGGCGGTTCGGGCACGCTGTCGGAACGCTTCCTGGACCCGGTCACCAACCGGGCCGCGGCCGGCTGGCTGCGCGCCAAGACCGGTTCGTTGACCCGCACCAACGCGCTGGCCGGCGTCGTCACCGATCGCAGCGGCCGGGTGCTGACCTTCGCGTTGCTGTCCAACGAGGCCGGACCGACGGGACGGCTGGCGATCGACGCGCTGGCCGCGACGCTGCGCAGCTGCGGGTGTGTCCGATGAGCCCGGCGAGCATCGGCGGCGCCGTCGACTGGCAGTTCGCGGCCGCCGTCGGGGCGCGGTTGGCCCGGTCGGCCCCGCCCACCACCGACTACACCCGCAATCAGGCGATCGGGGAGCTGGCCGAATCCTCCCGCGCCGCCGAGCCGCCCGTCCGGGACGTCACGCGCCTGCACACCGACGGGCCCATCCCGGATGCCCGCATCGTCGACCGTCCCGAATGGATCCGGGCCGCAAGCGAATCCATGCGTCTGATGACCGGCGGGGGCGAGCAGCCGGACGGGTTTCTGGCGGGCCGGATCAGCGGCGCGCAACTGGGCGCGGTACTGGGGTTCGTGTCTTCCGGGATTCTCGGGCAATACGATCCGTTCACGCCCGACGGCGGCAAGCTGCTGCTGGTCTACCCCAACATCATCGCCGTGGAGCGGCAGTTACGGGTGGTGCCCAAGGACTTTCGGCTCTGGGTGTGCCTGCACGAGGTCACCCATCGGGTGCAGTTCACCGCCAATCCGTGGCTGGCCGGTTACATGACCGACGCGTTGGAGGTCCTTACCGTCGACGCCGGTGAGGAGATGGCCGAGGTGATCGGCCGACTCGCCGACTTCGTCCGCGACCGCCAGGACGGGATGATCGGTTTCATGCGCGCCGTGCAATCCGAACCGCAACGGCAGGCGCTGGACCGGTTGCTGGTGCTCGCGACCCTGCTCGAGGGGCACGCCGACCACGTGATGGACGCCGTCGGCCCCACGGTGGTGCCCTCCGGGACCACCATCCGCCGCCGCTTCGATGAGCGACGGCAGCGCAAACAGCCACCGCTGCAACGGATCATGCGGATCCTGCTCGGCATCGACGCGAAGATGTCCCAGTACACCCGCGGTAAGGCCTTCGTCGATCATGTGGTCGGCCGGGTCGGGATGGACCGGTTCAACACCGTTTGGACCGGCGCCGAGACCCTGCCGTTGCCCGACGAGATCGATGAACCGCAGCGATGGATCGATCGAGTCCTGTAAGACGGCTTCGGCAGGCCGTCGCGGCGTTCGCCCGGGAGCATCTCGGTGACGCGGACCGCTGGTGTGTGGCGCTCTCGGGCGGGGCGGATTCGCTGGCGCTCACCGCGGCCGCGGCCGACGTGCTGCCCACCACGGCCCTGATCGTCGACCACGGCCTGCAGGCCGGCTCGGCCGCGGTGGCGACCTCCGCGCAGCGTCAGGCTATTCAGCTGGGATGTGTTGGGGCGCAAATTATCCCGGTGGTGGTGGGGGTCGACGGCGGCCCGGAGGCGGCGGCGCGGTCCGCCCGTTACGCGGCGCTGGAGAGCGCCCGGTCCGGGGCTCCGGTGCTGATCGGACACACCCTCGATGATCAGGCCGAGACGGTGCTGCTGGGCCTGGGCCGCGGTTCGGGGCCGCGTTCCATTGCGGGGATAAGGCCCTACGACCCGCCGTGGTGTCGGCCGCTGCTGGAGATCCGTCGCACGGTCACCGAGGCGGCCTGCGTCGCGCTCGAGCTGGACCCCTGGCGCGATCCGCACAACCACGACCCGCGCTTCACCCGAACCCGGCTGCGTCATGAGGTGCTGCCGCTGCTCGAGGAGGTGCTCGGCGGCGGGGTCGCCGAAGCGTTGGCGCGGACCGCCACCGCGCTGCAGGAGGACGGCGACGTGCTCGACGACCTGGCCGCCCGCGCCCTGGCCGAGGCCGGCGGGGCGGCCGCGGATTCGCCGGGGCTCGCGGTGGCCGCGGTGCTGGGGCTGCCCCGCGCGGTGCGGCTGCGGGTGATCCGCGGCTGGCTGCTGGCCGGTGGGGCGCGCAACCTGACCAGCAAGCAGATTCGCGGGGTCGACGAGTTGGCCAGCGCCTGGCGCGGTCAGGGCGGGGTGGCGGTCGGTGGCGGCCGGGCCGGTGCGCGGTTGTTCGCGCAACGCCGCGACGGCGTGCTGGTGCTGCGGCACGAGCAGCGCTGAGGGGCTGTTTGGCCACCCTGACGACAACATGGCACGCTGGGCACGTGCCAGCGAAATCTGCCGAGCTGTACCCGGGAGACATCAAGTCGGTGTTGCTGTCTGAGCAACAAATTCAGGACAAGACCGCCGAACTGGCCGCCACGGTCGGGGCCGACTACGCGGACTGCGGCGAGGACCTGCTGCTGGTCACGGTGCTCAAGGGCGCCGTCATGTTCGTCACCGACCTGGCGCGCGCCATTCCGGTGCCCACCCAGCTGGAATTCATGGCGGTGTCGTCCTACGGTTCCTCGACCTCGTCGTCGGGTGTGGTGCGCATCCTCAAGGATCTCGACCGCGACATCAGCGACCGCGACGTGCTGATCGTCGAGGACATCGTGGATTCCGGGCTGACCCTGTCCTGGCTGCTGCGCAACCTGGCCAGCCGGCGCCCTCGCTCGCTGAAGGTGTGCACGCTGTTGCGCAAACCCGACGCCGTGCGCGCCGATGTCGACATCTCCTACGTCGGCTTCGACATCCCGAACGAATTTGTCGTCGGATATGGGTTGGATTACGCCGAACGCTACCGCGATCTGCCCTACATAGGCACTCTGGAACCGAGGGTTTACACGCCCTGACTTTCCTCGGGAGGACGCCATGACCACGGACCTTCGCATCTGTCCCATCTGCGAGGCCACCTGCGGGCTGACCCTCACGATCGAGGACGGTCGGGTGACCGGCGCGCGCGGTGACGCCGAGGACGTCTTCAGCGCGGGTTTCATCTGTCCCAAGGGCGCGAGCTTCGCCGAACTCGACGGCGACCCGCACCGGCTCACCGGCCCGCTGGTGCGCCGCGACGGGCAACTGGTCGAGGTCAGCTGGACCGAGGCGTTCGACGCCGTCGCCGAGGGACTGGGGGCGGTGCTCGCCGAGCACGGTGGCAAGTCGGTCGGG from Mycolicibacterium sp. MU0053 includes:
- the tilS gene encoding tRNA lysidine(34) synthetase TilS; its protein translation is MDRSSPVRRLRQAVAAFAREHLGDADRWCVALSGGADSLALTAAAADVLPTTALIVDHGLQAGSAAVATSAQRQAIQLGCVGAQIIPVVVGVDGGPEAAARSARYAALESARSGAPVLIGHTLDDQAETVLLGLGRGSGPRSIAGIRPYDPPWCRPLLEIRRTVTEAACVALELDPWRDPHNHDPRFTRTRLRHEVLPLLEEVLGGGVAEALARTATALQEDGDVLDDLAARALAEAGGAAADSPGLAVAAVLGLPRAVRLRVIRGWLLAGGARNLTSKQIRGVDELASAWRGQGGVAVGGGRAGARLFAQRRDGVLVLRHEQR
- a CDS encoding zinc-dependent metalloprotease; the encoded protein is MSPASIGGAVDWQFAAAVGARLARSAPPTTDYTRNQAIGELAESSRAAEPPVRDVTRLHTDGPIPDARIVDRPEWIRAASESMRLMTGGGEQPDGFLAGRISGAQLGAVLGFVSSGILGQYDPFTPDGGKLLLVYPNIIAVERQLRVVPKDFRLWVCLHEVTHRVQFTANPWLAGYMTDALEVLTVDAGEEMAEVIGRLADFVRDRQDGMIGFMRAVQSEPQRQALDRLLVLATLLEGHADHVMDAVGPTVVPSGTTIRRRFDERRQRKQPPLQRIMRILLGIDAKMSQYTRGKAFVDHVVGRVGMDRFNTVWTGAETLPLPDEIDEPQRWIDRVL
- the hpt gene encoding hypoxanthine phosphoribosyltransferase; the encoded protein is MPAKSAELYPGDIKSVLLSEQQIQDKTAELAATVGADYADCGEDLLLVTVLKGAVMFVTDLARAIPVPTQLEFMAVSSYGSSTSSSGVVRILKDLDRDISDRDVLIVEDIVDSGLTLSWLLRNLASRRPRSLKVCTLLRKPDAVRADVDISYVGFDIPNEFVVGYGLDYAERYRDLPYIGTLEPRVYTP
- the dacB gene encoding D-alanyl-D-alanine carboxypeptidase/D-alanyl-D-alanine-endopeptidase — its product is MHPNRWRRSTHLAIGAVVLVAVVAVVTAALLFVGDRRAVEALGATRPAPVLADPGIVPVAADSEVPTEAGMSATLAAPLADPNLGILTGRISDAMTGEQLWEQGDDVPMQPASTNKVLTAAAALLTLDRDAKVSTTVVAAADGRSSGVVVLVGGGDTTLSAAPPGVNTWYKDAARISDLAGQVRRSGFTPTAVQVDTSLYSGPGLAPGWDPADIDGGDIAPIEPVMLDGGRTQPTTFDSRRSPTPALDAGRALAVALGVDPATVTTVPGPPTGPELAKVESAPLIERLRQMMVNSDNVMAESIGREVAAASHRPLSFAGAAGAVWSRLAAEGIDLTGAKLLDSSGLSVDNRLTAITLDEVIGEAAGPNHAELRPLLDLLPVAGGSGTLSERFLDPVTNRAAAGWLRAKTGSLTRTNALAGVVTDRSGRVLTFALLSNEAGPTGRLAIDALAATLRSCGCVR